From the genome of Mucilaginibacter paludis DSM 18603:
AAATCGTCGGTAATCAGGTATTTGTTTTCGATTTCATGAGCCAAAGCGATGGCACTTGCTTCACCTTTATCAACCATTGATGCTAACTTCTGCTGAAGGGATTTATCCTTTACCGATATAGTGACGATCCATTCAGGTAATGGGGGAGCCATATTCAGCAGCAATTTCGGGTGTAGTTAGTACCACATCGAAAAGTTGATGCAGAACGGGTAACAAAGCGATCTTTTCAAGGATGATCAGGCAACTGGTATCGGTAATAACTACAGTGCTCTCTGTTGTTTTATTTAAACTCATTTAACAGATCGTCGCCAGAATATTGAAAATAGCTAATGTTAAATTTGGCCAGCACTGCAGGGAAATCCCATTTTTTCATTCCGCACATTTCCGCAGCCTGTCCCAAAGATAATTTACCAGCTTCATACAACTTAGCGGCAATTAGCCGAACCGTTTCATCATGCTCTTTTTCAAGCGCCTCAGGAACATTAAGTCTCATTGTAGCCATGCCATTATAATAAGCATAAAGATACATATAATCCATAAAAATTCTATGATCAATTAAAAAAGGGTTAGATAGTTCAAATCAGTTTCAATCGGCAAATGGAATGTTCAGGTATTTTGGGTCATCTAAAATCGGCTTGCGGAGATATCGGATTTAAGCAATAAAATTTTCTTATATAGAAATCCTCAAAGATCCGAAATCAAACCAATCACCTTACCTAAAATACGTCCATTTATTCGCATCTGTTCTAAAAGGTAAGGTGGGTATACCAGCACTATTCACCAGGTTTGGTTCCGCACTTTCGTCCCAGCCTAAACGCACGTTTACCGGTTTACTTACCGCCGGGCTGTAAACAATTACCTGGCTGCCTTTTATCTCGGCCGTGGCCGGTACAAATTTCCCATCGGCACCGGCGATGGTAAAGTTATCAACCGGTTTGCCATCGTTGATTTTTAACCCGTAGGCGTAATCAAAATATAAAATAGCTTTATCTCCTTTTATCTGCATGTGTTGATATCGCGGCCCACTGTAAATCGTTTTTTTATAGCCGTAATCTTTAGCTAATGCCACCAGGGCCAGGCGCCGGCCAACTTTCCATTTGTAAGATGGGTGGATATCGTTTAAGTTATCAACCAGGTCGCTCACGGTAATGAGTTCGGTATGAGGGATGCGGAGCGATGCAATTTGCGCCTCCCAAAATTGGGGTAAAGTTTCGGGTGTATGTGGTACATGGTCCTTTCGTTTGGTATAATGGTAAGGCGCTATCAGTACCGAATAAAAAGGCAGCTTATCATTTCCCCATTCCTTTCTCCAGCTATCAATCAGCGCCTGCATTTTATCGGCGTAGCCTATGCTGTCGTTTATAATACAGTTGGATTCGCCCTGATACCATAAAAAGCCGTGCAAGGCGAAAGGCGCCAGAGGTTGTATCATGCTCTTATAATTTTTACCTGGTGCAAGGCTGTCAATCATCAGGGGGTTTGCTGCAACTGCCGCTTTAAAGGCGGGCAAAGCTTCGTAGGCGCCGGGTGGTGTCCAGGGCTCAATACGGCTGCCACCCCAGGAAGAGGAAATCATCCCGATAGGGATATGCAGCGCCTTATATAAATTTTTAGCGAAATAATATCCCGGTGCCGAAAACTGCGCTAAGGCTACGCCCTCCGATTCGTGCCAGCCCGTGGTTGTTACATCCGGGCTACTTAAAACTTTATCTACTTTAAATAAACGGATCTGCGGGTTATGGCTTGAAAGCTCGAGCGCGGCGCTGTCAATGGTTTTAACCGGCTTGGCGTGTGCAAGCTTCATCAGGTATTCCATATTGGATTGGCCGGAACAAAGCCATACCTCGCCCACCAGGATATTGGAAAGTTTAAGGGTAGAAGTATCGGACGTGATCACCATATCTTGAGGTTCGGCAGAAGTGGTTAAGGGCGATAGTTGCACCTTCCAATAACCGTTAGCACCTACGGCAGTACTTTTTTGCTGACCGGCAAATTTAACGGTAACCTGTTTGCCCGGTTTTGCCCATCCCCAGATGGGTACGGCCTGGTTGCGTTGCAAAACCATATTACTCCCCAATACTTTGGGAAGGGTGATCTGAGCATGCCCATAGCCCACTATCAGCATTAAAAAGCATATTGAAAATACCGCTCTCAAACTTACCTTCATAAAATTATAATTGATTGTCGAATTTAGGTATTAAGTTTGTACGATCAAATACCTGTTTGTAACGATCATGGTGTTTGACTATATACGGATATACGATGAGCAATAACGATATAATGAAAAAGTTGCGCGTAGCGCTAAAGTTAAACGATACCGATATTGTAGGTATATTGGAACTGGTTGATTTCAGGATCACCAAAACCGAGCTCGGTGCGATATTCAGAAATGAAGATCATCCT
Proteins encoded in this window:
- a CDS encoding UPF0175 family protein; translation: MDYMYLYAYYNGMATMRLNVPEALEKEHDETVRLIAAKLYEAGKLSLGQAAEMCGMKKWDFPAVLAKFNISYFQYSGDDLLNEFK
- a CDS encoding sialate O-acetylesterase produces the protein MKVSLRAVFSICFLMLIVGYGHAQITLPKVLGSNMVLQRNQAVPIWGWAKPGKQVTVKFAGQQKSTAVGANGYWKVQLSPLTTSAEPQDMVITSDTSTLKLSNILVGEVWLCSGQSNMEYLMKLAHAKPVKTIDSAALELSSHNPQIRLFKVDKVLSSPDVTTTGWHESEGVALAQFSAPGYYFAKNLYKALHIPIGMISSSWGGSRIEPWTPPGAYEALPAFKAAVAANPLMIDSLAPGKNYKSMIQPLAPFALHGFLWYQGESNCIINDSIGYADKMQALIDSWRKEWGNDKLPFYSVLIAPYHYTKRKDHVPHTPETLPQFWEAQIASLRIPHTELITVSDLVDNLNDIHPSYKWKVGRRLALVALAKDYGYKKTIYSGPRYQHMQIKGDKAILYFDYAYGLKINDGKPVDNFTIAGADGKFVPATAEIKGSQVIVYSPAVSKPVNVRLGWDESAEPNLVNSAGIPTLPFRTDANKWTYFR
- a CDS encoding DUF1456 family protein, with the protein product MKKLRVALKLNDTDIVGILELVDFRITKTELGAIFRNEDHPNFKPCGDQILRNFLNGLIIYKRGPREKTEKPKTE